The following are encoded in a window of Thalassotalea insulae genomic DNA:
- a CDS encoding RNA polymerase sigma factor — MQSFETIIKNAYGTAFAVLNKRFQDIQQVEDALQYACMKAINNWQTENISNAKAWLIKVASNYIFDELKKHKPKYIEHPDFISPVETAYEYEDATLGLIFTCCHPSITKENQVALCLKWVMGFDNKSISRALLISEKTLEQRITRTKRKIIANNIDFILPTQSHLRTRLDAVNRVLYLVFNEGYFGNSGRILLSNTLCMQAIYLMRLICRKYRGTPSSLALLSLMLFIQARAPARATDKVTLLEFQDRTKWDKAMISIADILLQKSLKQAPPTSYHIQAAIAGLHSQASSYQNTDWHQICLLYEKLITYDYSPAITVNLAVALMQKNDLERAKMKLDTVAASLSNYPPYFITRAFLFERMGLVSEAKGQLKHAFLLSQSDAERNFIKDKLIQLAL; from the coding sequence ATGCAATCATTCGAAACAATTATTAAAAACGCTTATGGGACCGCATTTGCGGTCCTAAATAAACGTTTTCAAGACATTCAACAGGTTGAAGATGCATTACAATATGCTTGTATGAAGGCTATTAACAATTGGCAAACAGAAAATATTTCAAATGCCAAAGCTTGGCTGATTAAAGTCGCTAGTAATTATATTTTTGATGAACTCAAAAAGCATAAGCCAAAATATATCGAACATCCGGATTTTATTAGCCCTGTTGAGACTGCATATGAATATGAAGATGCAACATTAGGGCTAATATTTACCTGCTGTCATCCAAGTATAACAAAAGAAAATCAAGTAGCGCTTTGTTTAAAGTGGGTCATGGGATTTGACAATAAGAGCATTTCAAGAGCCCTACTGATTAGCGAAAAAACACTAGAGCAACGCATAACTCGCACTAAAAGAAAAATTATTGCGAACAATATCGACTTTATCCTACCTACACAATCACACTTAAGAACACGTCTAGATGCCGTTAACAGAGTGTTATATTTAGTTTTTAACGAGGGGTATTTTGGTAACTCAGGACGTATATTGTTATCGAATACTCTTTGCATGCAAGCTATCTACTTAATGAGACTAATATGTCGAAAATATCGTGGTACTCCCTCTAGCCTTGCACTGTTGTCACTAATGTTATTCATTCAAGCACGAGCGCCAGCTAGAGCCACCGACAAAGTGACCTTGCTCGAGTTCCAAGATCGCACAAAGTGGGACAAGGCAATGATTAGTATAGCCGATATCTTACTGCAAAAATCACTAAAACAAGCCCCCCCTACCAGTTACCATATTCAAGCTGCTATTGCCGGTCTTCATAGTCAAGCAAGTTCCTATCAAAATACTGACTGGCATCAAATATGTTTACTTTACGAAAAATTAATCACCTATGATTACTCTCCCGCAATTACCGTAAACCTCGCCGTTGCCTTAATGCAGAAGAACGATTTGGAACGGGCTAAGATGAAGTTAGATACAGTCGCCGCTTCGTTATCAAACTACCCACCGTATTTTATCACCAGAGCTTTCCTTTTTGAGCGAATGGGATTAGTAAGTGAAGCCAAGGGGCAACTTAAGCATGCTTTTTTGCTAAGTCAAAGTGATGCCGAGAGAAACTTTATTAAAGATAAGTTGATTCAGCTTGCTCTATAA
- a CDS encoding YciI family protein, with protein sequence MQYLCLIFESEALAAQRDEKANEALIDEYRKFTDDIDTSGHHIGGEALMPTETATTVRVRNGETITTDGPFAETKEQLGGYYLIEAASLDDAINIAAKIPSAKDGCVEVRPIMKFD encoded by the coding sequence ATGCAATATCTATGTTTAATTTTTGAATCGGAAGCACTTGCAGCTCAACGTGATGAAAAAGCTAATGAGGCGTTAATCGATGAGTACAGGAAGTTTACTGACGACATCGATACATCAGGTCATCATATTGGAGGTGAAGCATTAATGCCAACTGAGACTGCGACAACAGTTAGGGTACGTAATGGCGAAACAATAACAACCGATGGTCCTTTTGCAGAAACTAAAGAACAGTTAGGTGGCTACTACCTTATTGAAGCGGCCTCTTTGGACGATGCAATCAACATAGCAGCAAAAATCCCCTCAGCAAAAGATGGTTGCGTAGAAGTAAGACCGATCATGAAGTTTGATTAA
- a CDS encoding leucyl aminopeptidase translates to MIKFSKFTLTIAMLSAATLCQADNFSFTSQVNDKSDTLVVFHGINGVNKTFKTFDVKTNGQLSKAMQATDFKGDYGKFVTVIAPNNINYQRVLIVGVDNNQLSKKQITKLGGNISARLEHKQIKTITVAADDLGQNNAKTSALLAHGINLRAYQFDKYRKEKRVEKNYLFDVNNGKTSQNAFTPLSHIASGVFFARDLTNETATEMTPVEFAQAAQSLKKLGVKVKILTPKEIKKLGMGALEGVGRGSKDGSRLVIAHYKNSDDAPIAIAGKGITFDSGGYNIKTSNSIAHMKVDMAGAAAALGTIKALALSKTKVNVVAVMGMAANMVSEYSIAPGDVLTTAEGLTVEITNTDAEGRLVLSDAMWYARKYYKPQVMVDLATLTGSKIRAVGNDYAAIFSESDELVSELINAGEQVNENLWRLPLGYKDKLNSDIADLRNTGTGGPGATTAASFLQHFAGDVKWAHLDIAGNALADSAKGEVPKGGTGYGVRLLTEWILSNR, encoded by the coding sequence ATGATAAAATTTTCTAAATTCACTTTAACCATTGCAATGCTATCGGCAGCTACTCTATGTCAAGCAGATAACTTTTCATTCACTAGTCAAGTAAACGACAAATCAGATACACTCGTAGTGTTTCATGGCATCAATGGTGTAAATAAAACCTTTAAAACATTTGATGTAAAAACAAATGGCCAGCTAAGCAAGGCTATGCAGGCAACAGATTTTAAAGGAGACTATGGCAAATTTGTTACAGTAATAGCACCAAATAACATCAACTATCAACGGGTGTTAATCGTTGGTGTTGACAACAATCAGTTATCGAAAAAGCAAATCACTAAACTCGGCGGTAATATTTCCGCACGATTAGAACATAAGCAAATAAAGACCATTACTGTTGCTGCCGATGATTTAGGCCAAAACAATGCCAAAACCAGTGCTTTACTTGCTCATGGCATAAATTTAAGAGCCTACCAATTTGATAAATACCGCAAGGAAAAACGCGTAGAAAAAAACTACCTGTTTGATGTTAATAACGGTAAAACGAGCCAAAATGCTTTTACGCCACTATCGCACATTGCAAGTGGAGTATTTTTTGCTCGCGATCTCACTAATGAAACAGCTACAGAAATGACACCTGTTGAATTTGCCCAAGCAGCACAGTCCTTAAAAAAATTAGGAGTAAAGGTCAAAATACTCACGCCAAAAGAAATTAAGAAGCTCGGTATGGGAGCGTTAGAAGGAGTTGGCCGTGGTAGTAAAGACGGATCTCGACTAGTTATTGCTCATTACAAAAATAGTGACGATGCGCCAATTGCTATCGCTGGTAAAGGCATAACCTTCGACTCAGGCGGTTACAATATTAAAACCAGTAACTCAATTGCTCACATGAAAGTGGATATGGCAGGTGCCGCTGCTGCACTTGGTACCATTAAAGCACTGGCGCTTAGCAAAACAAAAGTAAATGTTGTTGCCGTGATGGGTATGGCCGCCAATATGGTTTCTGAATACTCAATTGCACCTGGTGATGTGTTAACCACTGCCGAAGGCTTAACCGTAGAAATCACCAATACCGATGCTGAAGGGCGACTAGTGCTTTCAGATGCTATGTGGTATGCAAGAAAATATTACAAACCACAGGTCATGGTAGATTTAGCAACTCTGACAGGCTCCAAAATACGGGCAGTAGGAAATGACTATGCAGCAATCTTTTCGGAAAGTGACGAGCTGGTCAGTGAACTTATCAATGCTGGTGAGCAAGTAAACGAAAACCTGTGGCGTCTACCTTTAGGTTATAAAGATAAACTCAACAGTGACATTGCCGATCTTCGTAATACGGGAACAGGTGGACCTGGTGCCACAACAGCAGCAAGTTTCCTACAGCATTTTGCAGGTGATGTAAAATGGGCGCATTTAGATATTGCAGGCAACGCATTAGCCGATTCTGCAAAAGGTGAAGTACCTAAAGGTGGTACGGGTTATGGCGTTCGCTTATTAACCGAATGGATCTTAAGTAACAGATAA
- the fusA gene encoding elongation factor G, with protein sequence MADLSKYRNIGIFAHVDAGKTTTTERILKLTGMIHKIGEVHDGESTTDFMEQEAERGITIQSAAVTCEWKKHRFNVIDTPGHVDFTVEVYRSLKVLDGGIGVFCGSGGVEPQSETNWRYANESKVARLIFVNKLDRLGANFFRVKDQVENVLGARPLVMTLPIGEEDNFVGVVDVLSQKAYVWDDSGQPENYEITDIPADLVDQAAEYREQLIETALEADEDLLMEYLEGELDPTEEQIKACIRKGTNELLFFPTYCGSAFKNKGMQLLLDAVVDYLPSPTEVPPQPLTDEEGEPTGKFAIVDAEEPFRALAFKIMDDRFGALTFVRIYSGRIKKGDTILNSFTGKTERVGRMVEMQAEDRTELSEAQAGDILAIVGMKNVQTGHTLCDPKNECTLEAMVFPEPVISIAVAPKDKGSTEKMGIAIGKMVAEDPTFQVETDEDSGETILKGMGELHLDIKVDILKRTYGVELEVGKPQVAYRETITGEIEDSYTHKKQSGGSGQFGKIDYRIKPGEPNSGFTFKSTVVGGNVPKEFFPAIEKGFKGMMDEGVLAGFPVLDVEVELFDGGFHAVDSSAVAFEIAAKGAFRQSIPKAGPQLIEPIMKVDVFTPEDHVGDVIGDLNRRRGMIKDQEAGTTGVRIKADVPLSEMFGYIGHLRTMTSGRGQFSMEFSHYNPCPQNVAEEVIAEVKARNEKK encoded by the coding sequence ATGGCAGATTTAAGCAAATACAGAAATATTGGTATTTTCGCTCACGTTGATGCTGGTAAAACAACGACAACTGAACGAATTTTGAAACTTACAGGTATGATCCATAAAATTGGTGAGGTTCACGATGGTGAGTCAACAACTGACTTCATGGAGCAAGAGGCAGAGCGTGGTATTACTATCCAGTCAGCGGCTGTAACTTGTGAGTGGAAAAAGCACCGTTTTAACGTTATCGACACCCCGGGTCACGTTGACTTCACTGTTGAAGTATACCGTTCATTAAAAGTACTAGATGGTGGTATCGGTGTATTCTGTGGTTCTGGTGGTGTTGAACCGCAATCAGAAACTAACTGGCGCTATGCTAACGAATCTAAAGTAGCTCGTTTAATTTTCGTTAACAAATTAGACCGTTTAGGTGCAAACTTCTTCCGCGTTAAAGATCAAGTTGAGAACGTACTAGGTGCGCGTCCACTTGTTATGACTTTACCAATTGGTGAAGAAGATAACTTCGTTGGTGTTGTCGACGTATTATCGCAAAAAGCTTATGTATGGGATGATTCAGGTCAACCTGAAAACTACGAAATCACTGATATCCCTGCTGACTTAGTAGACCAAGCAGCTGAATACCGTGAACAGTTAATCGAAACTGCTTTAGAAGCAGATGAAGATTTATTAATGGAATACCTAGAAGGTGAGCTTGACCCAACAGAAGAGCAAATCAAAGCATGTATCCGTAAAGGGACTAACGAGTTATTATTCTTCCCAACATACTGTGGTTCTGCATTTAAGAACAAAGGTATGCAACTACTTCTTGATGCTGTTGTTGATTATTTACCTTCACCAACTGAAGTTCCGCCTCAGCCGTTAACTGACGAAGAAGGTGAACCTACTGGTAAATTCGCTATCGTTGATGCTGAAGAACCTTTCCGTGCGCTTGCGTTTAAAATTATGGATGACCGTTTTGGTGCCCTTACTTTCGTACGTATCTACTCAGGTCGTATTAAGAAAGGTGACACAATCCTTAACTCGTTTACTGGTAAAACAGAGCGTGTTGGTCGTATGGTTGAAATGCAAGCAGAAGATCGTACTGAATTGTCAGAAGCACAAGCTGGTGACATCTTAGCTATCGTTGGTATGAAGAACGTACAAACAGGTCACACATTATGTGATCCTAAGAATGAGTGTACTTTAGAAGCCATGGTATTCCCAGAACCAGTAATCTCAATCGCGGTTGCGCCTAAAGATAAAGGTTCTACTGAGAAAATGGGTATTGCTATCGGTAAAATGGTTGCTGAAGATCCAACGTTCCAAGTTGAAACTGACGAAGATTCAGGTGAAACCATTCTTAAAGGTATGGGTGAACTTCACTTAGATATCAAAGTAGATATCTTGAAGCGTACTTACGGTGTAGAACTTGAAGTTGGTAAGCCACAAGTAGCATACCGTGAAACTATCACAGGCGAAATTGAAGACTCTTATACGCATAAGAAACAATCTGGTGGTTCTGGTCAATTTGGTAAAATCGATTACCGCATCAAGCCAGGTGAACCAAACTCAGGTTTCACATTCAAGTCTACAGTTGTTGGTGGTAACGTTCCTAAGGAATTCTTCCCTGCAATCGAGAAAGGCTTCAAAGGCATGATGGACGAAGGTGTTCTTGCTGGCTTCCCGGTATTAGACGTTGAAGTAGAATTATTCGACGGTGGTTTCCACGCAGTGGATTCATCAGCCGTAGCGTTCGAAATCGCAGCGAAAGGTGCATTCCGTCAGTCTATTCCTAAAGCAGGTCCTCAACTAATTGAACCTATCATGAAAGTTGACGTATTCACTCCTGAAGATCACGTTGGTGATGTAATCGGTGATTTGAACCGTCGTCGTGGTATGATCAAAGACCAAGAAGCTGGCACTACTGGTGTTCGCATCAAAGCTGACGTACCACTTTCAGAAATGTTCGGTTACATCGGACACCTACGTACAATGACATCAGGTCGTGGTCAATTCTCTATGGAATTCTCTCACTATAACCCATGTCCACAAAACGTAGCTGAAGAAGTTATTGCTGAAGTTAAAGCACGTAACGAGAAAAAATAA
- a CDS encoding RNA polymerase sigma factor has product MDIWEESIVEQMKQGRSDAFERCYRLISPQIYTVIFKICRQQDTAQELLHDTFADIFESLQFYKNKQSFIAWAKRIAFNNTLNFIKREKRMVFMGELPDDGFEVGACISQQVIDSQLIESLLAKVTEVERLVLWLFIVEQYNHEEIAVLVSKTPSYSKSIVSRALKRIRLFQEVKGHAYQ; this is encoded by the coding sequence TTGGATATTTGGGAAGAGAGTATCGTCGAACAAATGAAGCAAGGAAGAAGCGATGCTTTTGAGCGCTGTTATCGATTGATATCTCCACAAATATATACCGTGATTTTTAAGATCTGCCGTCAACAGGATACGGCACAAGAGTTATTGCATGATACCTTTGCCGATATTTTTGAATCACTGCAATTTTATAAAAACAAGCAATCATTTATAGCGTGGGCTAAACGTATTGCATTTAACAATACGTTAAATTTTATTAAACGAGAAAAACGCATGGTATTTATGGGGGAATTGCCTGATGACGGCTTTGAAGTCGGTGCTTGTATTTCTCAACAAGTGATAGATAGCCAATTAATTGAATCGCTGTTAGCGAAAGTAACAGAAGTTGAACGATTAGTTTTATGGCTATTTATTGTCGAGCAGTATAACCATGAAGAAATAGCGGTCTTAGTGTCAAAAACACCAAGTTATTCAAAATCTATCGTTTCCAGAGCGTTAAAACGTATTCGATTATTCCAAGAGGTTAAAGGTCATGCATATCAATAG
- a CDS encoding PDZ domain-containing protein produces the protein MNSVFKWSPIFLMVLSPLANADENQQCGSLSFKQSEDYVIDIAAVDSKPVAFERNLQKIANGTIRYQIVPGEHAITFVQYPKSYFKTNRFNSQIRNRKIDLSRLKSGIAYLKLSADQEVKIALADNSSIPVFEVVSEQTKNCTVSSKEKLLGVVNRIYLDPNPLPEKLEQELSDVMTRVSQYHRANGLAPSNVMSVKMDSYFGAVIDDEYTEDGQIKVLSILPFSLAANLGLKSGDLLIELGGERINSRQGVARDVFSNYLQDTNYQSQLTFKVLRNGLPLSLTGENRLPIIPGSSYSLSSTDITSAKIVNSKALESNLTFDYERQILALQRYYQSQGIDAEQIRLHREQKTSKSLGIRGKALSGKGLLVSSIDSNSPLAKLGLKAGDIIVSGADKQLLTDSVSKFLTQVQDWQEQQDVSLSVKRTGQIVELSGTYQPNYLSAFELKLDLQSEKYIQDAHKQQGTRIVKDSIVRVFLEREVMRGGRENSRSPHNSYIRSTTSTINSGSGNNSGSGNNSTNK, from the coding sequence ATGAATTCAGTATTTAAATGGTCACCAATTTTTCTTATGGTTCTTAGCCCGTTGGCAAACGCGGATGAAAATCAGCAATGTGGCAGTCTGTCGTTTAAACAGTCAGAGGACTATGTGATTGATATTGCTGCGGTAGATAGTAAACCTGTTGCTTTTGAACGCAATTTACAGAAAATTGCTAACGGTACTATTCGTTATCAAATTGTACCAGGCGAACATGCTATTACTTTTGTGCAGTATCCAAAGTCGTATTTTAAAACGAATCGATTTAACTCGCAGATTAGAAATCGTAAAATCGATCTTAGTCGATTAAAATCTGGGATTGCTTATTTGAAGTTGTCAGCCGATCAGGAAGTTAAAATTGCATTAGCTGATAATTCGTCAATACCTGTATTTGAAGTGGTTAGTGAGCAAACAAAAAATTGTACGGTCAGTAGCAAAGAAAAGTTATTAGGAGTGGTCAATAGGATTTATCTTGACCCTAATCCTTTGCCAGAAAAGTTAGAGCAGGAACTATCTGATGTTATGACCCGCGTGAGCCAGTATCACAGGGCCAATGGTTTGGCACCGAGTAATGTCATGTCGGTGAAAATGGATAGTTATTTTGGTGCCGTCATTGATGATGAATATACTGAAGACGGACAAATTAAAGTGTTATCCATTTTACCTTTTTCGTTAGCGGCAAATCTTGGTTTGAAATCTGGTGATTTACTAATTGAATTGGGAGGAGAGCGAATCAACTCCAGACAGGGAGTTGCACGTGATGTGTTTAGTAATTACTTGCAAGACACAAATTATCAGTCGCAATTAACATTTAAAGTACTTAGAAATGGTTTACCTTTAAGTTTAACTGGAGAGAATCGTTTACCTATTATCCCGGGTAGCAGTTATTCTTTGAGCTCAACAGATATAACATCAGCTAAAATTGTTAACAGTAAAGCTCTTGAGTCAAATTTAACTTTTGATTACGAACGTCAAATTTTAGCGTTGCAACGCTATTATCAATCTCAGGGTATCGATGCAGAGCAAATTCGGCTTCACAGAGAGCAAAAGACGAGTAAAAGCCTGGGAATTAGAGGAAAAGCGCTTAGTGGTAAGGGGCTGTTAGTGAGTTCGATAGACAGCAATAGCCCTTTAGCTAAACTAGGATTAAAAGCTGGAGACATTATCGTCAGTGGTGCGGATAAGCAATTATTAACAGATAGCGTGAGCAAGTTCCTGACTCAGGTACAAGATTGGCAAGAACAACAAGATGTGTCGCTTTCGGTTAAGCGCACTGGTCAAATAGTTGAGTTAAGTGGAACTTATCAACCGAATTACTTATCAGCCTTTGAGCTTAAACTTGATTTGCAATCTGAAAAATATATTCAAGATGCACATAAACAGCAGGGCACAAGAATTGTGAAAGACAGCATTGTTAGAGTGTTTCTCGAGCGTGAAGTAATGCGGGGAGGAAGGGAAAATAGTAGGAGTCCTCATAATAGTTATATCCGTTCGACTACATCAACTATCAATTCTGGATCGGGTAATAATTCTGGCTCTGGTAATAACTCGACTAATAAATAA
- the rpsJ gene encoding 30S ribosomal protein S10: MTNQRIRIRLKAFDHRLIDQSTAEIVDTAKRTGAQVRGPIPLPTRKERFTVLISPHVNKDARDQYEIRTHKRLIDIVEPTEKTVDALMRLDLAAGVDVQISLG, translated from the coding sequence ATGACAAATCAAAGAATTCGCATTCGTTTGAAAGCGTTCGATCATCGTTTGATTGATCAATCTACAGCAGAAATCGTTGACACTGCTAAACGTACTGGCGCACAGGTTCGTGGTCCTATTCCATTACCTACTCGCAAAGAACGTTTCACAGTTTTGATTTCTCCACACGTTAACAAAGATGCGCGTGATCAGTATGAAATTCGTACTCACAAGCGTTTAATTGATATCGTTGAACCTACTGAAAAGACTGTTGACGCATTAATGCGTTTAGACTTAGCAGCTGGTGTTGACGTTCAAATTAGCTTGGGTTAA
- the rplC gene encoding 50S ribosomal protein L3, with the protein MTIGLVGRKVGMTRIFTEDGVSTPVTVLEVEANRVAQVKTVDNDGYSALQVTTGSKKANRVNKPAAGHFAKAGIEAGRGLWEFRLNENEGEGLEAGSEITVELFNDTKLVDVTGTSKGKGFQGGIKRWNFSMQDATHGNSISHRSNGSIGQCQTPGRVFKGKKMSGHMGAVKTTTQNLELVRVDAERNLLLIKGSVPGAINGNVIIKPAVKA; encoded by the coding sequence ATGACTATAGGTCTAGTTGGACGTAAAGTTGGTATGACTCGTATCTTCACTGAAGATGGCGTTTCCACTCCTGTTACAGTCCTAGAAGTTGAAGCCAACCGTGTTGCTCAGGTTAAAACTGTAGACAACGATGGTTATTCAGCGCTTCAAGTTACTACGGGAAGCAAAAAAGCTAACCGTGTTAACAAACCAGCTGCTGGACATTTCGCGAAAGCAGGTATCGAAGCAGGCCGCGGCTTGTGGGAATTCCGTTTAAACGAAAATGAAGGTGAAGGTCTTGAAGCTGGCAGTGAAATCACTGTTGAGTTATTCAACGACACGAAATTAGTAGACGTAACCGGTACTTCTAAAGGTAAAGGTTTCCAAGGTGGTATTAAGCGTTGGAACTTTAGCATGCAAGATGCTACGCACGGTAACTCTATTTCTCACCGTTCTAACGGTTCGATCGGCCAGTGTCAAACACCAGGTCGTGTATTCAAAGGCAAAAAAATGTCTGGTCATATGGGTGCTGTGAAGACTACTACGCAAAACCTTGAATTGGTTCGTGTTGATGCAGAACGTAACTTGCTCCTTATTAAAGGTTCAGTTCCAGGTGCAATCAACGGCAACGTAATCATTAAACCAGCTGTTAAAGCATAA
- the rplD gene encoding 50S ribosomal protein L4, with the protein MELALKDASGALEVSEATFGREFNEALVHQVVVAYAAGARQGTRAQKTRSEVSGGGAKPWRQKGTGRARAGTTRGPIWRTGGVTFAAKPQDHSQKVNRKMYRGAIASILSELVRQERLVVVNDFAVETPKTKELVAKLKGLELKDVLIVTPEVTENLFLSARNLYKVDVRDVAGIDPVSLVGFEKVLMTASAVKQIEEMLA; encoded by the coding sequence ATGGAATTAGCATTAAAAGACGCTTCAGGCGCTCTTGAAGTTTCCGAAGCAACTTTTGGACGTGAGTTTAATGAAGCTTTAGTACATCAAGTAGTAGTTGCATATGCAGCTGGTGCTCGTCAAGGTACTCGTGCTCAAAAAACTCGTTCAGAAGTAAGCGGCGGTGGCGCAAAACCATGGCGTCAAAAAGGTACTGGCCGTGCACGTGCTGGTACAACTCGTGGACCAATCTGGAGAACTGGTGGCGTAACATTCGCTGCTAAGCCTCAAGACCACAGCCAAAAAGTAAACCGTAAAATGTACCGCGGTGCTATTGCTAGCATCTTATCTGAGTTAGTTCGTCAAGAACGCTTAGTTGTGGTAAATGATTTTGCTGTTGAAACGCCAAAAACTAAAGAATTAGTTGCCAAGCTTAAAGGTTTAGAGCTTAAAGACGTGTTAATTGTTACTCCTGAAGTAACTGAAAACTTGTTCTTATCTGCTCGTAACTTATACAAAGTTGACGTTCGCGACGTAGCGGGTATCGACCCTGTAAGCTTAGTTGGTTTCGAAAAAGTATTGATGACTGCTTCTGCAGTTAAGCAAATTGAGGAGATGTTAGCATGA
- the rplW gene encoding 50S ribosomal protein L23 produces MISEERLLKVLLAPNISEKSTMAAEANNTVVFKVATNATKAEIKAAVEKLFDVSVEGVRTLNVKGKTKRTGARFGRRSDWKKAYVTLAEGSDIDFVGAEA; encoded by the coding sequence ATGATAAGCGAAGAACGTTTGTTAAAAGTGCTTTTGGCACCGAACATTTCTGAGAAAAGCACAATGGCTGCTGAAGCAAACAACACGGTTGTTTTCAAAGTTGCTACTAATGCTACTAAAGCTGAAATCAAAGCAGCTGTTGAGAAACTTTTTGACGTTTCAGTTGAAGGTGTTCGCACATTAAATGTTAAAGGTAAGACAAAACGTACAGGTGCTCGTTTTGGTCGCAGAAGCGATTGGAAAAAAGCCTACGTTACTCTTGCTGAAGGCAGCGACATCGACTTCGTTGGCGCAGAAGCATAG
- the rplB gene encoding 50S ribosomal protein L2 — MAIVKCKPTSPGRRHVVKVVNPELHKGKPYAPLLEKNSKSGGRNNTGRITVRHVGGGHKQHYRVIDFKRTKDGIPATVERLEYDPNRSANIALVLYADGERRYILAPKGLKAGDKIQSGVDAPIKAGNTLPLRNTPLGSVIHAIELKPGKGAQIARAAGTYAQLVAKDGAYVTLRLRSGEMRKIEADCRATLGEIGNAEHMLRSLGKAGAQRWRGVRPTVRGVAMNPVDHPHGGGEGKTSGGRHPVSPWGVPTKGYKTRKNKRTDKFIVRRRTK, encoded by the coding sequence ATGGCTATCGTAAAATGTAAACCTACTTCTCCGGGTCGTCGCCACGTTGTTAAAGTGGTTAACCCAGAGTTGCACAAAGGTAAGCCTTACGCTCCATTATTAGAGAAAAACTCTAAGTCTGGTGGTCGTAACAACACGGGTCGTATTACAGTTCGTCACGTTGGTGGTGGTCACAAGCAACACTATCGCGTAATTGACTTTAAACGTACTAAAGATGGTATCCCTGCAACTGTAGAGCGTTTGGAATATGATCCAAACCGTAGTGCTAACATTGCGTTAGTATTATATGCAGATGGTGAACGTCGTTACATCTTGGCTCCAAAAGGCCTTAAAGCTGGTGATAAAATCCAGTCTGGTGTAGACGCGCCAATCAAAGCAGGTAATACATTACCATTGCGTAACACACCATTAGGTAGTGTTATTCACGCAATCGAACTTAAACCTGGCAAAGGTGCTCAAATCGCTCGTGCAGCGGGTACTTATGCTCAATTAGTTGCTAAAGACGGTGCTTACGTTACTTTACGTCTTCGCTCTGGCGAAATGCGTAAAATCGAAGCAGATTGTCGTGCTACTTTAGGTGAAATCGGTAACGCAGAACACATGCTTCGCTCATTGGGTAAAGCTGGTGCTCAACGTTGGCGTGGTGTTCGCCCAACTGTTCGTGGTGTTGCCATGAACCCAGTTGATCACCCACACGGTGGTGGTGAAGGTAAAACTTCAGGCGGTCGTCATCCGGTATCTCCTTGGGGTGTACCAACTAAGGGTTATAAGACTCGTAAGAACAAGCGTACTGATAAGTTTATCGTACGTCGTCGTACTAAATAA
- the rpsS gene encoding 30S ribosomal protein S19 — MPRSLKKGPFIDLHLLTKVEKALESGNKKPIKTWSRRSMIIPNMIGLTIAVHNGRQHVPVFVTEEMIGHKLGEFAPTRTYRGHVVDKKAKR; from the coding sequence ATGCCACGTTCTCTCAAGAAAGGTCCATTTATAGACCTACACTTGTTGACGAAGGTAGAGAAAGCTCTGGAAAGCGGGAATAAAAAGCCAATTAAAACTTGGTCCCGTCGTTCAATGATCATTCCAAATATGATCGGATTGACCATAGCTGTCCATAATGGCCGTCAACACGTTCCTGTATTTGTTACCGAAGAAATGATCGGTCACAAATTAGGTGAATTTGCACCAACTCGTACTTATCGCGGCCACGTCGTCGATAAGAAAGCGAAAAGATAA
- the rplV gene encoding 50S ribosomal protein L22, with protein sequence MEAIAKHKFARGSAQKARLVVDQIRGLNVEKALEILDYSNKGAAVLVKKVLNSAIANAEHNEGADIDELFVKTIMVDDGPTMKRIKPRAKGRADRILKRTSHITVIVADS encoded by the coding sequence ATGGAAGCTATTGCTAAACATAAATTTGCCCGTGGTTCAGCACAAAAAGCGCGTTTAGTAGTGGATCAAATCCGCGGCTTAAACGTTGAGAAAGCTTTAGAGATCTTAGACTACAGCAACAAAGGTGCTGCAGTGTTAGTGAAGAAAGTTTTAAACTCAGCAATCGCTAATGCCGAACACAACGAAGGTGCAGATATTGATGAATTATTCGTTAAAACTATTATGGTTGACGATGGTCCAACAATGAAGCGTATTAAGCCTCGTGCGAAAGGTCGCGCGGATCGTATCCTTAAGCGTACAAGTCACATTACTGTGATTGTAGCTGATAGCTAG